The Deltaproteobacteria bacterium sequence CTGGGAAGACACCGGCGGCGCGATCGATGTGTTCGTCTCCGGCGTCGGAACCGGCGGGACGATCACCGGGGTCTCCCGTTTCATCAAGAACACGAAGGGGAAGAAGATCCTCGCGGTGGCGGTCGAACCGACCCACAGCCCCGTGCTTACGCAGCAACGGAACGGCCAGCCGCTAGTCCCCGGGCCCCACAAGATCCAGGGGATCGGCGCGGGGTTCATCCCGGACGTCCTCGACCTGTCGCTGATCGACCGCGTGGAAACCGTCTCCAACGACGAGTCGATCGACTTCGCCCGAAGGCTCGCGCGGGAGGAGGGATTGCTCTCGGGGATCTCGTGCGGGGCGGCGGTCGCCGTGGCGGTGCGTCTTGCGAAGCTCCCGGAGTTCGCCGGGAAGACGATCGTCGCGATCCTCCCCGACGCCGGGGAGCGGTATCTCACCACCGCGCTGTTCGAGGGGTGATTCGATACGGAAAACGCCGCGACGATTTAAGGTCTTACCGCACCCCGACGTACAGGGTGACGATTCCGAACGTGAGCGGGCGGCGGGTTACGGAAACGCAACCCGCCGCCCGCATCATTTCGGCAAAGGCGGGAGGCTCGGGGAACGCGTGCACCGACTCGGGCAGGTACGCGTAGGCGGACCCCCGGGAGAAGATCCCGCCGATCCGCGGCAGGACGCTCCTGAAGTAGAACCGGTACAGGGCGCCGAAGATCGTCCCGGGGGGCGAGGAGAATTCGAGAACCACCACGCGCCCGCCGGGTCGGACGGCGCGGCACATCTCCCGAAGGCCCCGCTCGCGGTCCGCCACGTTCCGGATCCCGAAGGCGACGCAGGCCGAATCGAAGGAGGCGTCCCGGAACGGGAGGCATTCCCCCGGAGCCCGAAGGAACGCGACGCTTCGGGATTGCCCCGCCCGTGCGCATTTCTCCTGCCCCACCCGCATCATCTCCACGGAGAGGTCGACGCCGGCGACGGACGCTCCCGCGCCTTTCCGGCGCAATATCTCCAACGCCATGTCGGCCGTTCCGGTCGCGACGTCCAGGAATCTTCCGCCGGTCGACGGGACGGTTTCCGCCACGGCGAGACGGCGCCAACGCCGGTCCACCCCCAGCGACAGCAGCCGGTTGAGGAAATCGTACCGGGGAGCGATGGAGGAGAACATTTCCCCGATGGACCGGTTGCGGTCGCTGAGTCGATACAATTCGATGAAACTCCGTCGTGGTATCAGGGTTTCAAGTATAGCAGGCTTGCCACTTCAGCGAATTGGGGTGGAAAGGGTGAATATTCGCTACGCGTCGGCCCGTCTAACGTACATGAGGAAAGGGAGGGAACGTGCCATGAAGCGCGCCGCCTTTTACATCGCCGCATCGATCGCCGCTTTCATTCTTGCCGGGGTCCCTCCCACCCTCGCCCAGGAGGAGGAAGGTCCCGAGGGGGGGATCTCCGCGTACGCCGTCGCCCGGGTCAAGGTGCTGGACGGCTCCGTGTGGGTTCGCCCGTCGGACGGCGGGGAATGGGAGGAGTTCTCGAGCAACAGCCCGATTCCCCCGCGCAGCCGCGTGAGCGTGCCGGACGGGTCGGAGGCGGAGCTGCAGTTCCACGGCGGGCAGTTCGTCCTGCTGACCTCCGGGACCGACCTCGAAGTTCGCGACCTTCAGGAGGGGAAATCCGTTTTCCGGCTGCGCGCGGGGGAGATCCGGTTCGACCTCCCTCCGGATGACTTCGCTCCGGTTTCCGTCCGGGTCCCCGGGGGCGCGCTTGCGCAGTTCCCCGTGCCCGGGAGGCAATGGCTGACCGTGACGGACAGCGACGAGACGCGGCTGGTCGTGCGCCGCGGCACGGCCGTGGTCACCGTGGAAGGCGACGAGCATCCCCTGCGTGCCGGTCAGGAGGCGGTGATCGGTCGGGACGTCGCTGTCGGACAGTACCGCGGCGGTGCGGATGAATCCGCCGAGCCGCCCCCGCCGTTCGAGGCGGAGGCGCAGGGCGACGCGCCGCCGGTGGTGGTGAACGAGCTGCAGGAGTACGGCGAGTGGGTCAACGTGCCGACATACGGGTCCGTCTGGCGGCCGCGCGTGGCGGTGGGCTGGTCCCCCTACGTGTACGGCCGGTGGGCGTGGATCTCCCCGTACGGATGGACGTGGGTTTCCAACGAGCCGTGGGGGTGGTATCCGTACCGGTGCGGGTATTGGCTGACCGACCCGGTCTTCGGGTGGATCTGGTCTCCGTACAACGCGTTCGTATCCGTCAACTTCGTTTTCGGCTCGAACCGATATAGGCACCACAATGTTTTCTTCCGGCCCGCGACGGTCCGCTTCGTCTCCGAGGGCAGGAATGTCCGCTGGGTGCCGCTGCGGCCGGGGGAGCGGTTTCGCCCGGTCGAATTCGCTCGCGGCGATGCCCGGCTCGCGCGATGGAACCGTCCGCTCGACAGCGGCCGGGTCTTCGTTCGCGGGGGGCCGGATCGCCGCGAATGGCGCAACTGGAGCGCCGTGCGCACTGAGCGGCAGGCGGAGATCCGGAAGACCCGCGCCGCGCAGCCGCGGCCGGACACCCGCACGGTGCGTCCGGAGAGGCGGGCGGTTCGCTCTCCCGCCGCTGTCGAACGGAAGAAAAGCGCCGAAAGGCCGAAGAAGGGGATGCAAGTCAAGCAACGGGAGACCCGGCCCGCGCCGCAAGAGGACCGGGGGACCGGAGCGACGAGGAAGGCCGCGCCGGGGCCGGGGAAGGTAGAAAGGGAGGCGCCTCCTCGCAGCGTCCCCGCGGCTCGCCCGCCGGTGCGTGGGAATGTGCGCGAGGTCGAACCGAGGGTCGATCGATCGGGCGGTCCGCCGGACCGGCCGGAAGGGGGCCGGGGGATCGTGCAGGAGCGGGCGCCGGCGGGGCGGAGTCCGGATCCGGGGTCGCGCGGCCAGGAGATCCGCGGCAACCGCGGTGGCGATGACGGAGGCCGAGGGGACGACCGTGGCGGTGATCGGGGTGGCGGCGGCCGAGGGGACGACCGTGGTGGTGGCGGCGGCGGCGGCCGCTGGCGCTGAGGATCCACGTCAGCGGGAAGGCTCCTCTTCGATGACCGGAAGGAGAGGAAGGGGAGGTTTCGCGGGGGAGTAGTTCACCTCGAAAAGGGTGAGCCAGCGGCCGCGCGATTCGTCGGTCACCGAGAGCGGCAGTTCCGGACGCCCGAGGGACAGCTGGGACTCGATGTTCAGCGTCGCCGCGTCGGTGACGGGAAGGCGGACCGAAAGGCCGGGAGGTTCCTCCTTCTTCGCCTCGGGGCGTAAGGCCGCACATCCGGACAGGAACGCGCACGCCGCGAGCG is a genomic window containing:
- a CDS encoding FecR domain-containing protein, which produces MKRAAFYIAASIAAFILAGVPPTLAQEEEGPEGGISAYAVARVKVLDGSVWVRPSDGGEWEEFSSNSPIPPRSRVSVPDGSEAELQFHGGQFVLLTSGTDLEVRDLQEGKSVFRLRAGEIRFDLPPDDFAPVSVRVPGGALAQFPVPGRQWLTVTDSDETRLVVRRGTAVVTVEGDEHPLRAGQEAVIGRDVAVGQYRGGADESAEPPPPFEAEAQGDAPPVVVNELQEYGEWVNVPTYGSVWRPRVAVGWSPYVYGRWAWISPYGWTWVSNEPWGWYPYRCGYWLTDPVFGWIWSPYNAFVSVNFVFGSNRYRHHNVFFRPATVRFVSEGRNVRWVPLRPGERFRPVEFARGDARLARWNRPLDSGRVFVRGGPDRREWRNWSAVRTERQAEIRKTRAAQPRPDTRTVRPERRAVRSPAAVERKKSAERPKKGMQVKQRETRPAPQEDRGTGATRKAAPGPGKVEREAPPRSVPAARPPVRGNVREVEPRVDRSGGPPDRPEGGRGIVQERAPAGRSPDPGSRGQEIRGNRGGDDGGRGDDRGGDRGGGGRGDDRGGGGGGGRWR
- the ubiE gene encoding bifunctional demethylmenaquinone methyltransferase/2-methoxy-6-polyprenyl-1,4-benzoquinol methylase UbiE, coding for MYRLSDRNRSIGEMFSSIAPRYDFLNRLLSLGVDRRWRRLAVAETVPSTGGRFLDVATGTADMALEILRRKGAGASVAGVDLSVEMMRVGQEKCARAGQSRSVAFLRAPGECLPFRDASFDSACVAFGIRNVADRERGLREMCRAVRPGGRVVVLEFSSPPGTIFGALYRFYFRSVLPRIGGIFSRGSAYAYLPESVHAFPEPPAFAEMMRAAGCVSVTRRPLTFGIVTLYVGVR